One part of the Acetoanaerobium sticklandii genome encodes these proteins:
- a CDS encoding YbjQ family protein, with translation MILVNTDYITGKELEMLSLVKGSTIRSKHVGSDIMNSLKTLVGGELDSYTEMMNEARAIATKRMVEEAYNLGADAVVNIRYASSAVMQGAAEVIAYGTAVKFINK, from the coding sequence ATGATATTAGTAAATACTGATTATATAACTGGCAAGGAACTAGAAATGCTTTCACTTGTAAAGGGCTCTACTATTAGGTCTAAGCATGTGGGAAGTGACATAATGAACAGCTTAAAGACTTTGGTTGGTGGAGAGCTGGATTCATATACTGAAATGATGAATGAAGCTAGAGCTATAGCAACAAAGAGAATGGTAGAAGAAGCATATAATCTGGGGGCTGATGCTGTTGTTAATATTAGATATGCATCAAGTGCAGTTATGCAAGGAGCTGCAGAGGTCATAGCCTATGGAACCGCAGTAAAATTCATCAATAAATAG
- a CDS encoding radical SAM protein — MRYEGTVYRPPSEARSLIVQVTIGCAHNRCTFCSMYKDKQFRIRELEEVFEDLKSARAVYPKVKRVFLADGDALVLPTDKLIAILDKINELFPERERISAYATPQDIMRKSSEDLALLKEKGLLMLYMGIESGDDTILQKIDKGVASADMLEAGKKAKEAGLILSVTMISGLGGPRGSAAHAIGCAKLVNEMQPEYASFLTLMLEEGTKLYEDYQSGEFLLLEPRAVLLELRLFIQNTNLESCIFRANHASNYVALAGTLGADKQRLLNEIDTALKEDDFKPEYLRGL; from the coding sequence ATGAGATATGAAGGAACGGTATATAGACCACCTAGTGAGGCGAGGAGCTTAATCGTGCAGGTGACTATAGGATGTGCTCACAATAGATGTACATTTTGCAGTATGTATAAAGACAAGCAGTTTAGAATAAGAGAGCTAGAAGAAGTATTTGAGGATTTAAAGTCTGCTAGAGCAGTTTATCCTAAAGTAAAAAGAGTGTTTTTGGCAGATGGAGATGCTCTGGTACTTCCTACTGATAAGCTTATTGCTATTTTGGACAAAATAAATGAGCTTTTCCCTGAGCGTGAGAGGATAAGTGCATATGCGACTCCACAGGACATAATGAGAAAGAGCAGTGAAGACCTAGCTCTATTAAAAGAAAAAGGACTGCTAATGCTATACATGGGGATAGAGTCAGGCGATGATACTATCTTGCAAAAGATAGATAAAGGAGTAGCCAGCGCGGACATGCTAGAAGCAGGAAAGAAAGCTAAAGAAGCTGGGCTTATTCTTTCTGTCACTATGATATCAGGACTAGGCGGACCTAGAGGCTCGGCAGCTCATGCAATAGGGTGTGCGAAGCTAGTAAATGAAATGCAGCCAGAATATGCATCCTTTCTTACTCTTATGCTAGAGGAAGGCACAAAGCTTTATGAAGATTATCAAAGCGGAGAATTTTTACTTCTTGAGCCTAGAGCAGTTCTTTTAGAGCTTAGATTATTTATACAAAATACTAATCTTGAAAGCTGTATATTCAGAGCTAACCATGCCTCTAATTACGTAGCTCTTGCAGGGACACTAGGCGCAGATAAACAAAGACTTTTAAATGAAATAGATACTGCTCTAAAGGAAGACGATTTTAAACCCGAGTATTTAAGAGGTCTGTAA
- a CDS encoding HD domain-containing phosphohydrolase: MYTIIAALIAIGLIFSLFKTFDTRLLEEVEKNLTIENEYYKTSISSQLEKKSEIINNLSTYMESKRQLDYDELLDYMKAMLNKNSNIESIYFGSTDNLLVNGSGWIPPEDFDLRTRPWYVKAINHGKLVITDVFLNATSEKYIITIAKPVYSNNGQVIGVLGADLSLDSIVDLISVQDDSYGEFFILNEEFELIAKSRTQDDGKPILEDTSLKISSNISSIGTSVAEATLNNEKGYVSISHIDGTNLYVGVFNSIGSENYYDKQWKNILIISVIFLVGLLLIMFLIQNKIIIKPAYTLENDIKQISITDNINYRLEELKRDPFENIRKTVNARLAQTEVYFRDLLESKDELESSNEELIAAMNQLKAYQEEIEQNQNDLLESKLLLEESQKRNAAIINVLPDIIFMYDSKGVFIDCQTNDEAGLVLSKDLFIGKNISEVMPPDISEKAIMSIAKTIETGQPQKFEYNINIDGSERTYESRMVKSNDNEVLAISRDITSEKQEQEYILKLTYKDQLTGLYNRRYYEEQIEKLSGREFLPLAIMMVDVNGLKLTNDAFGHHIGDELLKKVAKNLISCDSKGGFACRVGGDEFLMVFPNTDENEAEYLVDKLYELVSAEKLENIVISISAGWQVRTDVSQSIRDTLIKAENHMFRKKIVESQSMRNQTVNIIMQTLSEKNEREKRHSVEVAKLAKEIGVSMGLSVQKVKEIELAGLLHDIGKIAIKEDILNKPGKLTEEEYDEIKRHPESGYHILKSVDEYSSLAQCVLEHHERFDGKGYPKGIKGTQISLIARIIAVADAFEAMIAQRPYRKSLSQEMAIEEIKKNSNIQFDPEVVTAFLKIFDKS, translated from the coding sequence TTGTATACTATTATAGCGGCTCTTATTGCGATAGGATTAATATTTAGTCTATTTAAGACTTTTGATACACGCTTGCTTGAGGAGGTAGAAAAAAATCTTACTATAGAAAACGAATACTATAAAACCAGTATTAGCTCACAATTAGAAAAAAAGTCAGAAATAATCAATAATTTAAGTACATATATGGAGTCGAAACGTCAGCTAGATTATGATGAATTGCTGGATTACATGAAGGCAATGCTGAATAAAAATAGTAATATTGAATCGATATATTTTGGTTCAACAGATAATTTACTTGTAAATGGAAGTGGATGGATTCCTCCAGAGGATTTTGATTTAAGAACTAGACCGTGGTATGTAAAAGCAATAAATCACGGCAAATTAGTTATTACAGATGTATTTTTAAATGCGACCAGTGAGAAGTATATCATTACTATTGCAAAACCTGTGTATAGTAATAACGGTCAAGTTATAGGAGTTTTAGGTGCTGATTTATCATTGGATTCAATTGTAGATCTGATTTCAGTTCAAGATGACTCTTATGGGGAGTTCTTTATACTAAATGAAGAGTTTGAACTTATTGCTAAGTCTAGAACACAAGATGATGGGAAACCAATTCTCGAAGATACTTCTTTAAAAATATCAAGCAATATATCAAGCATAGGAACTTCTGTAGCAGAAGCTACTCTAAATAATGAAAAGGGTTATGTTTCTATATCTCATATTGATGGAACGAATTTATATGTAGGAGTGTTTAATTCTATAGGAAGTGAAAATTATTATGATAAGCAGTGGAAAAATATCTTAATTATCTCAGTTATATTTCTAGTAGGCTTACTTCTTATAATGTTCCTTATTCAAAATAAAATTATCATAAAGCCTGCATATACGTTAGAAAATGACATAAAACAGATATCTATCACAGATAATATAAATTATAGACTGGAAGAGCTAAAACGTGACCCTTTTGAAAATATCAGAAAAACAGTAAATGCAAGGCTTGCTCAGACCGAGGTTTATTTTAGAGATTTATTAGAAAGTAAAGATGAATTAGAATCATCTAATGAAGAATTAATTGCAGCTATGAATCAGTTAAAGGCATATCAAGAAGAAATAGAGCAAAATCAAAATGATTTACTTGAAAGCAAGCTATTACTTGAAGAAAGCCAAAAGAGAAATGCTGCCATAATAAATGTACTACCAGATATAATATTCATGTATGATTCAAAAGGAGTTTTTATTGATTGCCAAACAAATGATGAAGCTGGACTTGTTTTAAGCAAAGATTTGTTTATAGGAAAAAATATAAGTGAGGTTATGCCTCCTGATATTTCTGAAAAAGCTATAATGAGTATTGCTAAAACTATAGAAACAGGGCAACCGCAAAAATTTGAATATAATATTAATATAGATGGTTCAGAGAGAACTTATGAATCAAGAATGGTAAAAAGCAATGACAATGAAGTGCTAGCTATTTCAAGAGATATTACTTCAGAAAAGCAAGAACAAGAATATATTCTAAAGCTAACATACAAGGATCAATTAACGGGGCTCTATAATAGAAGGTACTATGAGGAGCAAATTGAAAAGCTAAGTGGAAGAGAGTTTTTGCCTCTTGCTATTATGATGGTTGATGTCAATGGACTAAAGCTTACAAATGATGCTTTTGGACACCATATTGGAGATGAATTATTAAAAAAAGTAGCTAAAAATCTAATATCGTGTGATTCCAAAGGAGGCTTTGCATGCAGAGTAGGTGGAGATGAGTTTTTAATGGTGTTTCCAAATACTGATGAGAATGAAGCAGAATATCTCGTTGATAAACTATATGAGCTAGTAAGTGCTGAAAAGTTAGAAAATATAGTTATATCAATATCAGCTGGATGGCAAGTTAGGACTGATGTAAGCCAATCTATACGAGATACTCTTATAAAAGCTGAGAATCACATGTTCAGAAAGAAAATAGTTGAAAGTCAAAGTATGAGAAATCAAACTGTAAACATAATCATGCAGACCCTAAGTGAGAAGAACGAGAGAGAAAAAAGGCACTCTGTAGAGGTTGCAAAGTTGGCAAAAGAAATAGGTGTATCCATGGGATTAAGTGTTCAGAAAGTAAAGGAGATAGAGCTAGCTGGACTACTTCATGATATAGGTAAGATAGCGATTAAAGAAGATATTTTAAATAAGCCGGGCAAATTAACAGAAGAAGAGTATGACGAGATAAAAAGACATCCTGAAAGCGGATATCATATTTTAAAGTCTGTTGATGAATATTCATCGCTTGCTCAGTGCGTCCTCGAACATCATGAGAGGTTTGATGGAAAGGGATATCCAAAGGGTATAAAAGGAACACAGATATCTCTGATAGCTAGGATAATAGCAGTAGCAGATGCTTTTGAAGCTATGATAGCTCAAAGACCATACAGGAAGTCTCTAAGTCAAGAAATGGCTATCGAAGAAATAAAGAAAAATTCAAATATACAATTTGATCCAGAAGTAGTGACTGCTTTTTTAAAAATATTTGATAAAAGCTAA
- a CDS encoding Crp/Fnr family transcriptional regulator codes for MYDLLFEEKKQEEMKQFFVNLASSGNIKKYKKKELIDIEGYEFVGIVLEGTVKQTLYSPQGLEKSLFFLKRGEIFGEMDYFTQSKCELIVKAVEASEVAIINKKALEQALRESPKNYEFFIHSMVRKYRITLFQMKSMVFNKSIKRLADTLLRLSYQDSTKKDDKTVLNRIFTHQELAELIGCSRITVTNDLNELKKRKLITVKNKEISIDNLKNLENYLQDED; via the coding sequence ATGTATGACCTATTATTTGAAGAGAAAAAGCAGGAAGAGATGAAACAGTTTTTTGTAAATCTAGCATCTTCTGGAAATATAAAGAAATATAAGAAAAAAGAACTAATTGATATAGAAGGATATGAGTTTGTTGGAATTGTTTTAGAAGGAACAGTGAAACAAACACTTTATAGTCCTCAAGGGTTAGAAAAGTCACTGTTTTTCCTCAAAAGAGGAGAAATATTTGGTGAAATGGATTATTTTACTCAAAGTAAATGCGAGCTTATTGTAAAAGCAGTGGAAGCATCTGAAGTGGCAATAATAAATAAGAAAGCACTAGAACAGGCTTTGAGGGAAAGTCCTAAAAACTACGAATTTTTTATTCACAGTATGGTTAGAAAGTATAGAATAACTTTATTTCAGATGAAAAGTATGGTTTTTAATAAATCTATAAAAAGATTGGCAGATACTTTGCTAAGGCTCAGTTACCAAGATTCAACTAAAAAGGATGACAAAACTGTTCTAAACAGGATATTTACTCATCAAGAACTAGCTGAACTTATAGGTTGCTCTAGGATTACAGTTACTAATGATTTGAATGAACTTAAGAAGAGGAAGCTTATAACGGTAAAAAATAAAGAGATAAGTATAGATAATCTGAAAAACCTTGAAAATTATTTGCAAGATGAAGATTAA
- the mgtE gene encoding magnesium transporter, protein MEDKNQILEFILESPFETILEQIDEIHPVDFLEALGEFDDDPLIILEKLPDEYVALLLDYAEDDEKFNLLSLFSKNRQAQIISEMSSDELVDLLGTLDEDEQNEIITNMNTEEVEEVKTLLSYDPESAGGIMATEFISIKETDTVNETINYLRTMAPDSETPYYIYVVDDLDVLKGVVPLRQIIVSTPDTLIKDIMIENIISAPVDMDQEEVSHIFEKYGFMAIPVVDHNGEILGIITVDDVMEIMKEEYTEDMFRLAGLDEEEKVAGTVIGAIKSRLPWLLVNLVTATLAAKTVSLFENTIAQIVALATFMPMVAGMGGNAGSQTLTLIIRGIAIGEISYENQAGILKKEIAIGIINGLCLGLVVGVLGYFWVGSLAFGFVIGTAMLLNLIVATISGYLVPILLKKVGIDPALASAVFVTTVTDVLGFFFFLGLATVMLQYLI, encoded by the coding sequence GTGGAGGATAAAAATCAAATACTGGAGTTCATCTTAGAAAGTCCATTTGAAACTATATTGGAACAAATAGACGAGATACATCCCGTAGATTTTCTAGAAGCATTAGGAGAATTTGACGATGATCCGCTCATAATACTAGAAAAGCTTCCAGACGAATATGTAGCCTTACTGCTAGATTATGCAGAGGACGATGAAAAATTCAATTTGCTTTCTCTATTTTCTAAAAATAGGCAAGCTCAGATTATATCTGAAATGTCTTCAGATGAGCTAGTCGACTTACTTGGAACCCTAGATGAAGATGAGCAAAATGAAATAATCACCAATATGAACACTGAGGAGGTAGAAGAAGTAAAAACCCTTCTATCCTATGACCCCGAGTCTGCCGGCGGTATCATGGCTACAGAGTTCATATCCATAAAAGAAACAGATACTGTAAATGAAACTATAAACTACCTTAGAACTATGGCTCCCGATTCAGAAACTCCATATTATATTTATGTAGTAGATGACCTAGATGTACTAAAAGGGGTAGTGCCTCTAAGACAAATCATAGTATCTACTCCAGACACTCTCATAAAAGATATTATGATAGAAAACATCATAAGCGCTCCTGTAGATATGGATCAGGAAGAAGTCAGCCATATATTTGAAAAATACGGCTTTATGGCTATTCCTGTAGTAGACCATAATGGAGAAATCCTAGGTATAATAACAGTCGATGACGTAATGGAAATAATGAAAGAAGAGTATACAGAGGATATGTTCAGACTTGCTGGACTAGATGAAGAGGAAAAAGTAGCTGGTACTGTCATAGGAGCTATCAAATCTCGTCTCCCATGGCTTTTAGTAAACCTCGTAACAGCTACCTTAGCTGCTAAAACAGTAAGCCTTTTCGAAAATACAATCGCTCAGATAGTAGCTCTTGCCACCTTCATGCCTATGGTTGCAGGTATGGGAGGAAACGCAGGCTCTCAGACACTTACATTAATCATAAGAGGTATTGCCATAGGAGAAATAAGCTATGAAAATCAAGCTGGTATACTCAAAAAAGAAATAGCTATAGGGATCATAAATGGACTTTGCCTTGGACTAGTAGTTGGGGTGCTAGGATATTTCTGGGTAGGCAGTCTTGCCTTTGGCTTTGTAATCGGAACTGCAATGCTACTTAACCTCATAGTAGCTACTATATCTGGATACCTAGTTCCAATCCTGCTAAAAAAAGTAGGCATAGACCCTGCTCTAGCCTCTGCTGTGTTTGTAACTACTGTAACTGATGTTCTAGGATTTTTCTTTTTCCTAGGACTTGCAACAGTAATGCTTCAGTACCTGATATAA
- a CDS encoding sensor domain-containing diguanylate cyclase, which yields MIKNLGKRKLSIKQEVFYLGVVFSLVTLLLFGGILCTSIYYMQVNHAKQALHDSNYHMAMIAKNQSRAISNTLQVLSNNPDVRTAGLSDDEALVSKVRSLYRDYYNSDKNIMYIYSGYENGRIIIDNWTSPPEFDPRERPWYKHATDIKENKVVLGRAYQDASTKQWLVSSSTPLYGMDGEFVGVLSIDRTVENMSNIINEKNLYKSQYSFIIDGYGKILVHPNQNMIQKTFSYFGAEVPSLSGEINFDEGGEPSWAFYSALGDSEWYLVTIVNKHEVLLPLYQTIFILAVISIIIALILGAFQSRVLNTRLGRPLIVLGNRIRKISNGENLEKLKYYHSNHEIVEIAQNIEKLASIAVKDKEEKLKTILFSVADGVIATDRKGIVEFVNPVAKAHINRLEDRIVGRKIEEIFDIYSETDNCKVAVGLPKSWGENQYYNKEYYAKMRTQSGAEIPIEYSISPIKDSKSKITGMVIVFRDYTVKKKKQEKIEYMSYHDPLTGIYNRRYFDEQIIELDKEENLPLTIIYADINGLKLANDLKGHATGDKLIKLAASSIKKELRTNDIFSRIGGDEFGIVLPQTGAEAAGLLIERIRASLEDKKVEGISLSISFGYATKYKPEEKISSIITDSDSNMYSNKITESAIFKKNTIIDFRNAIENKHSMTLEDKLRTKKICDVAMIEMGIKGDE from the coding sequence GTGATTAAGAATTTAGGTAAAAGAAAGCTTTCTATAAAGCAAGAGGTTTTTTATCTTGGCGTTGTTTTTTCACTGGTTACCTTACTTTTGTTTGGTGGCATACTTTGCACGAGCATTTATTACATGCAAGTAAATCATGCAAAGCAAGCACTTCACGATTCAAACTACCATATGGCTATGATAGCTAAAAATCAAAGCAGAGCCATATCAAATACACTTCAGGTGCTTTCAAACAATCCAGATGTAAGAACTGCTGGCTTAAGTGATGACGAAGCTTTAGTTTCAAAGGTACGCTCACTTTATAGAGATTACTATAATTCAGATAAGAATATAATGTACATTTACTCTGGCTACGAAAATGGCAGGATAATCATAGATAACTGGACATCGCCACCAGAGTTTGACCCTAGAGAGAGACCTTGGTACAAACATGCAACGGATATAAAAGAAAATAAAGTAGTTCTAGGAAGAGCTTATCAAGATGCAAGTACTAAGCAGTGGCTTGTTTCTTCGAGTACTCCGCTGTATGGTATGGACGGAGAGTTTGTAGGCGTGCTTTCTATTGATAGAACAGTTGAAAATATGAGCAATATTATAAATGAAAAAAATCTATACAAAAGCCAATATAGCTTTATTATAGATGGATATGGGAAAATCTTAGTTCACCCTAATCAAAATATGATTCAAAAAACTTTTTCATATTTTGGAGCTGAAGTGCCGTCGCTTAGTGGAGAAATCAACTTTGATGAGGGCGGAGAACCGTCATGGGCTTTTTACAGCGCTTTAGGAGACAGCGAATGGTATTTAGTTACCATAGTAAACAAGCACGAGGTACTGCTTCCTCTATATCAGACCATATTTATTCTAGCTGTAATCAGCATTATTATTGCATTGATTTTGGGAGCTTTTCAAAGTAGAGTTCTAAATACTAGACTTGGAAGGCCGCTTATAGTGCTAGGAAACAGAATAAGAAAGATATCAAATGGAGAGAATCTAGAAAAGCTCAAATATTATCATTCAAATCATGAGATAGTTGAGATAGCCCAAAACATTGAAAAGCTAGCAAGCATTGCTGTTAAGGACAAGGAAGAAAAGCTGAAAACCATACTATTTTCAGTTGCAGATGGAGTAATAGCAACGGATAGAAAAGGGATAGTCGAGTTTGTAAATCCTGTAGCAAAGGCACATATAAATAGATTGGAAGATAGGATTGTCGGCAGAAAAATAGAAGAGATTTTCGACATATATAGTGAAACTGATAACTGCAAGGTGGCTGTAGGGCTTCCTAAATCATGGGGCGAAAATCAATATTACAATAAGGAATACTATGCGAAAATGAGAACTCAAAGTGGAGCTGAGATTCCCATAGAGTACAGCATTTCTCCTATTAAGGATTCGAAATCCAAAATAACGGGTATGGTTATAGTGTTTAGAGATTATACTGTTAAGAAGAAAAAACAAGAAAAAATAGAATATATGAGTTATCATGATCCACTTACGGGCATATACAACAGAAGATATTTTGATGAACAGATAATTGAGCTAGATAAAGAGGAGAATCTTCCACTTACCATAATATATGCTGATATAAATGGACTTAAGCTTGCCAACGATTTAAAAGGTCACGCAACTGGTGACAAGCTAATAAAGCTTGCTGCGAGCAGTATAAAAAAAGAGCTAAGAACAAATGATATTTTCTCTAGAATAGGTGGAGATGAATTTGGAATAGTTCTTCCTCAAACTGGTGCTGAGGCTGCTGGACTTTTGATAGAGAGGATAAGAGCAAGTCTAGAGGATAAAAAGGTTGAAGGAATCTCACTTTCCATATCCTTTGGCTATGCTACAAAATATAAGCCAGAGGAGAAGATAAGCAGTATAATCACTGATTCAGACAGCAATATGTACAGTAATAAAATAACAGAAAGTGCAATTTTTAAGAAAAATACTATAATAGATTTTAGAAATGCCATAGAAAATAAGCATTCAATGACACTTGAGGATAAGCTTAGAACAAAGAAAATTTGTGATGTAGCTATGATTGAAATGGGTATTAAAGGAGATGAGTAG
- a CDS encoding bifunctional diguanylate cyclase/phosphodiesterase, whose protein sequence is MKSIKSQILIYLVLVAVLIFSSLAYFSTKQLEKLNPYVEAQYLEIATARSDQISKELSGALEQVKMLSQSNVVQDMNKDEIMDFLISVNLGDKYRNMSFSDIEGKGMNTKGVELDISEQEQFKEIILGDKDYWISDPFISPYAEENIPIITVSHVVKRDGIKIGLINAVFSTAFLDEVVGGIDVGKSGFSWILDDNGNIVAHPSRDISIHTKATHLIPNQEDIDKVIKDEKGTMIYTCPEGHKFMASFSNIKGSPGWTFIVSIPYEEAFSEISTIIAFFKRMTLIYFIIVAFILYLYARTLSKPIENLKKVFERAANGDLNVKADEKINNELGEAGKSFNAMLSHIKNLTYRDPVTGLYNFNSFMLELPYKMEGLIGEYGIASISIISIDDFKRINSISGYQTGNKVLETLSKRILNFKMPSEMVARYFGDEIIVFLWEADYESLENRIIKLWQLCGLPIDMNQHRFRLKTSIGTSIMSMEKGSYDEVIHEATMAKLKVKNSGGNGYEFYNEAISRMIKEEEELDDAISKALEKEELYLVYQPIVDITTSEIISNEALLRWDNESYGRLPIPVVIEFAERKGYIEDIGFWILKEACRQNKSWQDEGLGLTAISVNISVHQLEKPDFVDKVKIALELSNLAPEYLELEITETTAMENVNEKLATMLKLKRLGVKISIDDFGTGYSSLSYFTKFPIDTLKIDKSFVRDMLEDSNAMTIIDTIINMAKAMDVAITAEGVETLEHMEKLKIMGCDKIQGYYISKPQKASVLEQMLKKLP, encoded by the coding sequence ATGAAGTCAATTAAATCCCAAATACTCATATATCTGGTACTAGTAGCAGTCTTGATTTTTTCAAGCCTAGCTTATTTTAGCACCAAACAACTTGAGAAACTGAACCCTTATGTTGAGGCTCAGTATCTGGAGATAGCTACTGCGCGCTCAGACCAAATAAGCAAGGAGCTTAGTGGAGCACTAGAGCAAGTTAAGATGCTAAGCCAGTCAAATGTAGTGCAAGATATGAATAAAGATGAAATTATGGACTTTCTAATAAGCGTAAATCTTGGGGACAAATATAGAAACATGAGCTTTTCTGATATAGAAGGAAAAGGAATGAACACCAAAGGTGTAGAGCTAGATATTTCTGAGCAGGAGCAGTTTAAGGAAATTATTTTGGGAGATAAGGATTACTGGATTTCGGATCCTTTTATAAGTCCGTATGCAGAGGAAAATATCCCAATCATAACAGTATCTCATGTAGTAAAAAGAGATGGTATAAAGATAGGGCTTATTAATGCAGTTTTTTCTACGGCTTTTTTGGATGAAGTAGTAGGTGGTATAGACGTAGGAAAAAGCGGATTTTCGTGGATTTTAGATGACAATGGAAATATAGTTGCCCACCCTTCTAGGGATATTAGCATACATACTAAAGCAACTCATTTAATTCCAAATCAAGAGGATATAGATAAAGTTATTAAGGATGAAAAGGGAACGATGATTTACACTTGTCCAGAGGGACATAAATTTATGGCTTCATTTTCAAATATAAAAGGCTCTCCTGGCTGGACATTTATCGTATCCATACCATATGAAGAAGCCTTTAGTGAAATAAGCACAATAATAGCATTTTTCAAACGTATGACTCTTATATATTTTATTATTGTTGCTTTTATTCTTTATCTTTATGCTAGAACATTATCAAAGCCTATCGAAAATCTTAAGAAGGTTTTTGAACGTGCGGCAAATGGAGATTTAAATGTAAAGGCTGATGAAAAAATTAATAATGAGCTAGGTGAAGCGGGAAAAAGCTTTAATGCCATGCTCTCTCATATAAAAAATCTCACATATAGAGACCCAGTTACTGGACTGTATAATTTTAACAGCTTTATGCTAGAGCTTCCATACAAAATGGAAGGCTTGATCGGAGAGTATGGAATAGCTTCTATTTCAATAATATCAATAGATGATTTTAAACGCATAAACAGTATAAGTGGATATCAAACTGGAAATAAAGTACTTGAAACTCTTTCGAAGAGAATACTCAATTTTAAGATGCCTTCTGAGATGGTGGCAAGATATTTTGGCGACGAGATAATAGTATTTTTATGGGAAGCAGATTATGAAAGCTTAGAAAACAGGATAATCAAGCTCTGGCAGCTATGTGGTCTTCCTATAGATATGAATCAGCACAGATTTAGACTTAAAACTAGTATAGGAACAAGCATAATGTCTATGGAAAAAGGCAGCTACGATGAGGTAATTCACGAAGCTACTATGGCAAAGCTAAAGGTAAAAAATTCTGGTGGAAACGGATATGAATTCTACAATGAAGCCATCAGCAGGATGATTAAAGAAGAGGAAGAGCTAGATGATGCAATTTCAAAGGCTCTTGAAAAAGAGGAGCTTTACCTTGTTTATCAGCCTATAGTAGATATAACAACAAGCGAAATAATATCAAATGAGGCACTTCTTAGATGGGATAATGAAAGCTATGGCAGACTTCCTATACCTGTAGTTATTGAATTTGCTGAGAGAAAAGGCTATATAGAGGATATAGGATTTTGGATTCTAAAGGAAGCTTGTAGGCAAAATAAATCTTGGCAGGACGAAGGACTTGGACTTACTGCTATTTCTGTAAATATATCAGTTCACCAGCTAGAAAAGCCCGACTTTGTGGACAAGGTAAAAATCGCTCTAGAGCTTTCTAATTTAGCTCCTGAGTATTTAGAGCTTGAGATAACAGAAACTACGGCTATGGAAAATGTAAATGAAAAGCTAGCAACTATGTTAAAATTAAAAAGACTAGGAGTAAAGATTTCAATAGACGATTTTGGAACGGGTTATTCTTCACTTTCTTACTTTACAAAATTTCCTATTGATACCTTGAAAATAGACAAGAGCTTTGTAAGAGATATGCTAGAGGATAGTAATGCGATGACTATCATAGATACAATAATAAATATGGCAAAGGCTATGGACGTTGCAATAACAGCTGAAGGAGTAGAGACACTAGAGCATATGGAAAAACTTAAAATTATGGGCTGCGATAAAATTCAGGGGTATTACATCAGTAAACCTCAGAAGGCATCTGTATTAGAGCAAATGCTTAAAAAATTACCCTAA